The following are encoded in a window of Kitasatospora fiedleri genomic DNA:
- the sdhA gene encoding succinate dehydrogenase flavoprotein subunit, whose translation MQIHQYDTVIVGAGGAGMRAAIESTQRSRTAVLTKLYPTRSHTGAAQGGMCAALANVEEDNWEWHTFDTVKGGDYLVDQDAAEIMCKEAIDAVLDLEKMGLPFSRTDQGRIDQRRFGGHSRNHGEAPVRRSCYAADRTGHMILQTLFQNCVKHGVEFFNEFYVLDLLINEGRTAGVVAYELATGEIHVFQAKAVVFASGGTGKMFKVTSNAHTLTGDGQAVAYRRGLPLEDMEFFQFHPTGIWRMGILLTEGARGEGGILRNKDGERFMERYAPVMKDLASRDVCSRAIYSEIRAGRGCGPDGDHVYLDLTHLPPEQLDAKLPDITEFARTYLGIEPYTDPIPIQPTAHYAMGGIPTNVEGEVLRNNTDVVPGLYAAGEVACVSVHGANRLGTNSLLDINVFGRRAGIAAAEYAEKHDYVELPENPGALVEALVEGLRESTGTESVAKIRLELQESMDANASVYRTGKTLQQAVEDVAALKERFKNVSIADKGSRYNTDLLEAVELGNLLDLAEVLVVSALAREESRGGHYREDFPTRDDVKFMQHTMAYREVAEDGSTSIRLDYKPVVQTRYQPMERKY comes from the coding sequence ATGCAGATTCACCAGTACGACACCGTCATCGTCGGCGCCGGCGGCGCCGGCATGCGCGCGGCCATCGAGTCGACGCAGCGCAGCCGCACCGCCGTCCTGACCAAGCTCTACCCGACCCGGTCGCACACCGGCGCGGCGCAGGGCGGCATGTGTGCCGCGCTCGCCAACGTCGAGGAGGACAACTGGGAGTGGCACACCTTCGACACGGTCAAGGGCGGTGACTACCTGGTCGACCAGGACGCCGCCGAGATCATGTGCAAGGAGGCCATCGACGCGGTCCTCGACCTCGAGAAGATGGGCCTGCCCTTCTCCCGCACCGACCAGGGCCGGATCGACCAGCGCCGCTTCGGCGGCCACTCCCGCAACCACGGCGAGGCCCCGGTCCGCCGGTCCTGCTACGCCGCGGACCGCACCGGCCACATGATCCTGCAGACGCTGTTCCAGAACTGCGTCAAGCACGGCGTCGAGTTCTTCAACGAGTTCTACGTCCTCGACCTGCTGATCAACGAGGGCCGGACCGCCGGCGTGGTGGCCTACGAGCTGGCCACCGGCGAGATCCACGTCTTCCAGGCCAAGGCCGTGGTGTTCGCCTCGGGCGGCACCGGCAAGATGTTCAAGGTCACCTCGAACGCGCACACCCTGACCGGTGACGGCCAGGCCGTGGCGTACCGCCGTGGCCTGCCGCTGGAGGACATGGAGTTCTTCCAGTTCCACCCGACCGGCATCTGGCGGATGGGCATCCTGCTCACCGAGGGCGCCCGCGGTGAGGGTGGCATCCTGCGCAACAAGGACGGCGAGCGCTTCATGGAGCGCTACGCCCCCGTCATGAAGGACCTCGCGTCCCGTGACGTGTGCTCCCGCGCGATCTACTCGGAGATCCGGGCCGGCCGCGGCTGCGGCCCCGACGGCGACCACGTCTACCTGGACCTGACGCACCTGCCGCCGGAGCAGCTGGACGCCAAGCTGCCGGACATCACCGAGTTCGCGCGCACCTACCTCGGCATCGAGCCCTACACGGACCCGATCCCGATCCAGCCCACCGCGCACTACGCGATGGGCGGCATCCCGACCAACGTCGAGGGCGAGGTGCTGCGCAACAACACCGACGTCGTCCCGGGCCTGTACGCCGCGGGCGAGGTCGCGTGCGTGTCGGTGCACGGCGCCAACCGCCTGGGCACCAACTCGCTGCTGGACATCAACGTGTTCGGCCGCCGGGCGGGCATCGCCGCCGCCGAGTACGCCGAGAAGCACGACTACGTCGAGCTGCCGGAGAACCCGGGCGCGCTGGTCGAGGCGCTGGTGGAGGGCCTGCGGGAGTCCACCGGCACCGAGTCGGTCGCGAAGATCCGCCTGGAGCTGCAGGAGTCGATGGACGCCAACGCGTCCGTCTACCGCACCGGCAAGACCCTGCAGCAGGCGGTCGAGGACGTGGCGGCGCTCAAGGAGCGCTTCAAGAACGTCTCGATCGCGGACAAGGGCTCGCGCTACAACACCGACCTGCTGGAGGCCGTCGAGCTGGGCAACCTGCTCGACCTGGCCGAGGTGCTGGTCGTGTCCGCGCTGGCGCGCGAGGAGTCCCGCGGCGGTCACTACCGCGAGGACTTCCCGACCCGCGACGACGTGAAGTTCATGCAGCACACCATGGCGTACCGCGAGGTGGCCGAGGACGGTTCCACCTCCATCCGCCTCGACTACAAGCCGGTCGTGCAGACCCGCTACCAGCCGATGGAGCGTAAGTACTGA
- a CDS encoding succinate dehydrogenase iron-sulfur subunit, with product MSTSTVETHSTALDAAESGSVQLINVTFRIRRFNPEEHPDPVWVDYQLLMDPKERVLDALNKIKWEQDGTLTYRRSCAHGICGSDAMRINGRNRLACKTLIKDVNPEKPITIEAIKGLAVLKDLIVDMDPFFQAYKDVMPFLITNGNEPTRERLQSQADRERFDDTTKCILCAACTSSCPVFWNDGQYFGPAAIVNAHRFIFDSRDEGAEQRLEILNDREGVWRCRTTFNCSEACPRGIEVTKAIQEVKRALVTRRF from the coding sequence ATGTCCACTTCGACCGTCGAGACGCACTCGACCGCGCTGGACGCGGCCGAGTCGGGCAGCGTGCAGCTGATCAACGTCACCTTCCGGATCCGCCGGTTCAACCCGGAGGAGCACCCGGACCCGGTGTGGGTGGACTACCAGCTCCTGATGGACCCGAAGGAGCGCGTCCTGGACGCGCTCAACAAGATCAAGTGGGAGCAGGACGGCACCCTCACGTACCGCCGCTCCTGCGCGCACGGCATCTGCGGCTCGGACGCCATGCGGATCAACGGCCGCAACCGGCTGGCGTGCAAGACCCTGATCAAGGACGTCAACCCGGAGAAGCCGATCACGATCGAGGCCATCAAGGGCCTCGCGGTCCTCAAGGACCTGATCGTGGACATGGACCCGTTCTTCCAGGCGTACAAGGACGTCATGCCGTTCCTGATCACCAACGGGAACGAGCCGACCCGCGAGCGCCTGCAGTCGCAGGCCGACCGCGAGCGCTTCGACGACACCACCAAGTGCATCCTGTGCGCCGCGTGCACCTCCTCGTGCCCGGTGTTCTGGAACGACGGCCAGTACTTCGGCCCGGCGGCGATCGTCAACGCGCACCGCTTCATCTTCGACTCGCGCGACGAGGGTGCCGAGCAGCGCCTGGAGATCCTCAACGACCGTGAGGGCGTGTGGCGCTGCCGCACCACCTTCAACTGCTCGGAGGCCTGCCCGCGCGGCATCGAGGTCACCAAGGCGATCCAGGAGGTGAAGCGCGCGCTCGTCACGCGCCGCTTCTAG
- a CDS encoding SCO4848 family membrane protein gives MKLSRPVSWFLTAFGVWSVFIWTTFVKNLWKDSGGQAFVNGDHGQPTAFFWVHLLLAVTSLLLGLAIGWIGVRGLRALRAATTAAPVGERPAE, from the coding sequence ATGAAGCTCAGCCGCCCGGTCTCCTGGTTCCTCACCGCCTTCGGCGTCTGGTCGGTCTTCATCTGGACCACCTTCGTCAAGAACCTCTGGAAGGACTCCGGCGGCCAGGCCTTCGTGAACGGCGACCACGGGCAGCCCACCGCCTTCTTCTGGGTCCACCTCCTGCTCGCCGTCACCTCCCTGCTGCTCGGCCTCGCGATCGGCTGGATCGGCGTCCGCGGCCTGCGCGCCCTGCGCGCCGCCACCACCGCCGCCCCGGTCGGCGAGCGCCCCGCCGAGTAG
- a CDS encoding D-alanyl-D-alanine carboxypeptidase family protein produces the protein MLIIRRILHGSSAAALLLVPALPASAAASGDAPPPGVVGGERLGAAGVQVAPGPGAPPLPKDLTGKSWLVADAGTGQVLAAFNAHAQLPPASTLKMLFADTVLPRFPASEVHKVAWAELQGMGAGSSLVGIKEDLEYKVEDLWRGVFLSSGNDAVHVLANMNGGVAKTVADMQARADQLQARDTHVVSPDGYDMDGQVTSAYDLTLFARAGLRNPEFRGYCATRWAQFPGAVDQKTGQRGSFGIANTDRLLGSYPGLIGVKNGYTTNAGATYTGAAERDGRTLLVTVMHPADSPKVYTEAAALLDWGFAAAGKVTPVGALAEDGAPEQAPSAAARPVADAPAGSAGSTAPGAPAAPPVPSAPDGGLAAHAAAGGPGPATWSAVGLCAAVAAAGLLRLRTLRRRAARAEGRPGRPD, from the coding sequence ATGCTGATAATCCGCCGGATTCTTCACGGTTCGTCCGCCGCCGCCCTGCTGCTGGTGCCCGCGCTGCCGGCGTCCGCCGCCGCGTCCGGGGACGCCCCGCCGCCCGGCGTGGTGGGCGGGGAGCGGCTGGGTGCGGCGGGGGTCCAGGTGGCGCCGGGGCCGGGGGCGCCGCCGCTGCCGAAGGACCTGACCGGGAAGTCCTGGCTGGTCGCGGACGCGGGCACCGGGCAGGTGCTGGCGGCGTTCAACGCGCACGCGCAGCTGCCGCCGGCCTCGACCCTGAAGATGCTGTTCGCGGACACCGTGCTGCCGCGCTTCCCGGCCTCCGAGGTGCACAAGGTGGCCTGGGCGGAGCTGCAGGGGATGGGGGCGGGCAGCAGCCTGGTCGGCATCAAGGAGGACCTGGAGTACAAGGTCGAGGACCTGTGGCGCGGGGTGTTCCTCTCCTCCGGCAACGACGCGGTGCACGTGCTGGCGAACATGAACGGCGGGGTGGCGAAGACCGTCGCCGACATGCAGGCCCGGGCGGATCAGCTGCAGGCCCGGGACACCCACGTGGTCAGCCCGGACGGCTACGACATGGACGGGCAGGTCACCTCGGCGTACGACCTGACCCTGTTCGCCCGGGCGGGCCTGCGCAATCCGGAGTTCCGGGGCTACTGCGCGACCCGCTGGGCGCAGTTCCCGGGCGCGGTGGACCAGAAGACCGGGCAGCGCGGGAGCTTCGGCATCGCCAACACCGACCGGCTGCTGGGCAGCTACCCGGGCCTGATCGGGGTGAAGAACGGCTACACCACCAACGCGGGCGCCACCTACACGGGCGCGGCCGAACGCGACGGGCGGACGCTGCTGGTGACGGTGATGCACCCGGCGGACAGCCCGAAGGTCTACACCGAGGCGGCGGCGCTGCTGGACTGGGGCTTCGCCGCGGCCGGGAAGGTCACCCCGGTGGGGGCGCTGGCCGAGGACGGCGCCCCGGAGCAGGCCCCGTCGGCGGCGGCCCGGCCGGTGGCCGACGCCCCGGCCGGGTCGGCCGGTTCGACCGCGCCGGGCGCCCCGGCGGCCCCGCCGGTCCCGTCGGCCCCGGACGGCGGGCTGGCGGCGCACGCGGCGGCGGGCGGGCCGGGGCCGGCGACCTGGTCGGCGGTCGGGCTGTGCGCGGCGGTCGCGGCGGCGGGGCTGCTGCGGCTGCGGACCCTGCGCCGCCGGGCCGCCCGCGCGGAGGGCCGGCCGGGCCGGCCGGACTGA
- a CDS encoding class I SAM-dependent methyltransferase produces MSAPGTAAAPAAPEGVPVPAAPDDVPGWFFRADQEVFAHLLDRQSEAGTTGDLLEMGAYLGRSAILLGYHLRAGETFTVCDLFDLEAPDDQNSAEMDMSYRDTLTRRAFEANYLAFHPELPTIVQAPTSVLADGRIPAGSCRFVHIDASHLYEHVAGDILVAREALAKDGVVALDDYRAPHTPGVAAAVWEAVFTLGLRPVLLTPEKFYGTWGDPEAVRADLLDRDWRGEGFRLDEEHLAGQRCHRLAWDEPPAPEPAPAPARPRRSLPRRIALDVLPPIATRSVRRALRATRRTA; encoded by the coding sequence GTGTCCGCACCAGGCACCGCCGCCGCTCCCGCCGCCCCCGAGGGCGTCCCCGTCCCGGCCGCCCCGGACGACGTCCCGGGCTGGTTCTTCCGGGCCGACCAGGAGGTCTTCGCCCACCTGCTCGACCGGCAGAGCGAGGCCGGGACCACCGGCGACCTGCTGGAGATGGGCGCCTACCTGGGCCGCTCGGCGATCCTGCTGGGCTACCACCTGCGCGCCGGGGAGACCTTCACCGTCTGCGACCTGTTCGACCTGGAGGCCCCGGACGACCAGAACTCCGCCGAGATGGACATGTCCTACCGCGACACCCTGACCCGGCGCGCCTTCGAGGCCAACTACCTGGCCTTCCACCCCGAGCTGCCGACGATCGTCCAGGCCCCGACCTCGGTCCTCGCCGACGGCCGGATTCCCGCGGGCAGCTGCCGCTTCGTCCACATCGACGCCTCCCACCTGTACGAGCACGTGGCCGGCGACATCCTGGTCGCCCGGGAGGCACTCGCCAAGGACGGCGTGGTCGCCCTCGACGACTACCGGGCCCCGCACACCCCCGGCGTGGCCGCCGCCGTCTGGGAGGCCGTCTTCACCCTCGGCCTGCGGCCGGTGCTGCTCACCCCCGAGAAGTTCTACGGCACCTGGGGCGACCCCGAGGCGGTCCGCGCCGACCTGCTCGACCGGGACTGGCGCGGCGAGGGCTTCCGGCTCGACGAGGAGCACCTGGCCGGGCAGCGCTGCCACCGCCTCGCCTGGGACGAGCCCCCGGCGCCCGAGCCGGCCCCGGCCCCCGCCCGGCCGCGGCGCTCGCTGCCCCGCCGGATCGCCCTCGACGTCCTGCCGCCCATCGCCACCCGCTCGGTGCGCCGCGCCCTGCGGGCCACCCGCCGCACCGCCTGA
- a CDS encoding YihY/virulence factor BrkB family protein: MDFLTKLPVIGPLAARLLRSRPYRVYLLFDDVQGNRLAGAVTFFGFLALFPLLTVALAIALATLSDSRVHQLQDKITEQLPGLADSLDLNAMVANAGTVGLVSGLLLLISGLGWVDTMRGAVRTVWRLPDDGGNPVLVKARDCVVLLGLGLVCLASLAASALATTLVHRLSDALGLDGGAARWLLSGLGFLIAVCADLLLFAYLLGPFPRITGQRRRALLEGALIGAVGFELLKLLLSSYLGSVAGRSLYGAFGVPVALLLWIDFVTRLLMYCAAWTALADPERARLRAVRQAEDALEAAGETSAPPAVRRSDE, from the coding sequence GTGGACTTCCTCACCAAGCTGCCCGTGATCGGCCCGCTCGCCGCCCGACTGCTGCGCAGCCGGCCCTACCGGGTGTACCTGCTGTTCGACGACGTCCAGGGCAACCGGCTGGCCGGGGCGGTCACCTTCTTCGGCTTCCTGGCGCTGTTCCCGCTGCTCACGGTGGCCCTGGCGATCGCCCTGGCCACCCTCTCCGACTCCCGGGTGCACCAGCTCCAGGACAAGATCACCGAGCAGCTGCCGGGCCTCGCCGACTCGCTCGACCTGAACGCCATGGTGGCCAACGCCGGCACCGTCGGCCTGGTCTCCGGCCTGCTGCTGCTGATCTCCGGCCTCGGCTGGGTGGACACCATGCGCGGCGCGGTGCGCACCGTGTGGCGGCTGCCGGACGACGGCGGCAACCCGGTCCTGGTCAAGGCCCGCGACTGCGTGGTGCTGCTCGGCCTCGGCCTGGTCTGCCTGGCCTCGCTGGCCGCCTCCGCGCTCGCCACCACCCTGGTCCACCGGCTCTCCGACGCCCTGGGCCTGGACGGCGGGGCCGCCCGCTGGCTGCTGTCCGGACTGGGCTTCCTGATCGCGGTCTGCGCCGACCTGCTGCTCTTCGCCTACCTGCTCGGCCCGTTCCCGCGGATCACCGGCCAGCGCCGCCGCGCCCTGCTGGAGGGCGCGCTGATCGGCGCGGTCGGCTTCGAACTGCTGAAACTGCTGCTCTCCTCCTACCTGGGCTCGGTGGCCGGCCGCAGCCTGTACGGGGCGTTCGGCGTGCCGGTGGCGCTGCTGCTGTGGATCGACTTCGTCACCCGGCTGCTGATGTACTGCGCGGCCTGGACCGCGCTCGCCGACCCGGAACGGGCCCGGCTGCGCGCCGTCCGGCAGGCCGAGGACGCGCTCGAAGCCGCCGGGGAAACATCCGCCCCGCCCGCTGTGCGGCGTTCGGACGAGTGA
- a CDS encoding glycosyltransferase family 2 protein: protein MPRFSVVVPVHAVEEYLPECLESVLAQSFTDFELIAVDDRSPDGCGAILDAAAARDPRVTVRHLPENVGLGPARNAGAALATGDYLVFLDSDDTLTPGLLADTDARLRATGDPDLLVFDYARSYWDGRVTRSASAPVFARPGAEVFTLDERRDLLDLLQVAWNKAYRREFLLRHDLSFPPGYYEDTPFTYPALLAAERITLLDRVGVHYRQRREGGNILATASRKHFDVFAQYDRVFAFLDARPDLDRWRPVIYRMMLGHLATVVSKPGRVPPGDRREFFRRAAEHCARHRPAGYRPPPGREGLRGELLGRGNYLGFQGLRALARARRAVRR from the coding sequence ATGCCGCGGTTCAGTGTCGTCGTGCCGGTGCACGCCGTCGAGGAGTACCTGCCCGAATGCCTGGAGTCGGTCCTGGCGCAGTCCTTCACGGACTTCGAGCTGATCGCGGTGGACGACCGCTCGCCCGACGGCTGCGGCGCGATCCTGGACGCGGCGGCCGCCCGCGACCCCCGGGTGACCGTCCGGCACCTGCCCGAGAACGTCGGCCTCGGCCCGGCTCGCAACGCCGGCGCCGCCCTCGCCACCGGCGACTACCTGGTCTTCCTGGACAGCGACGACACCCTCACCCCCGGCCTGCTCGCCGACACCGACGCCCGGCTGCGCGCCACCGGCGACCCCGACCTGCTGGTGTTCGACTACGCCCGCAGCTACTGGGACGGCCGGGTCACCCGCTCCGCCTCCGCCCCGGTCTTCGCCCGCCCCGGCGCCGAGGTGTTCACCCTGGACGAGCGCCGGGACCTGCTCGACCTGCTCCAGGTCGCCTGGAACAAGGCGTACCGCCGCGAGTTCCTGCTCCGGCACGACCTGTCCTTCCCGCCCGGCTACTACGAGGACACCCCGTTCACCTACCCGGCGCTGCTCGCCGCCGAGCGGATCACCCTGCTCGACCGGGTCGGCGTGCACTACCGGCAGCGCCGCGAGGGCGGCAACATCCTGGCCACCGCCTCCCGCAAGCACTTCGACGTCTTCGCGCAGTACGACCGGGTGTTCGCCTTCCTCGACGCCCGCCCCGACCTGGACCGCTGGCGCCCGGTCATCTACCGGATGATGCTCGGCCACCTCGCCACCGTGGTCTCCAAGCCCGGCCGGGTCCCGCCCGGCGACCGCCGCGAGTTCTTCCGCCGCGCCGCCGAGCACTGCGCCCGGCACCGCCCGGCCGGCTACCGGCCGCCGCCCGGCCGCGAGGGGCTGCGCGGCGAACTGCTCGGCCGCGGCAACTACCTCGGCTTCCAGGGCCTGCGGGCCCTGGCCCGGGCCCGCCGCGCCGTCCGCCGCTGA